In Nitrosophilus labii, the following proteins share a genomic window:
- the tgt gene encoding tRNA guanosine(34) transglycosylase Tgt: MKFKIDATYQKARACTIKTSHSTIKTPVFMPVGTAASVKALDTNDLLTILQTNIILANTYHLYLRPGDEVIAKLGGLHGFTGYKNSFLTDSGGFQAFSLSDISKADENGIEFKSHIDGTKHYFTPKKVLDIQYNLKSDIMMILDDLIALPATKERLKISVERTTKWAKKSIEYHKKMQEKGIGNEQNIFAIIQGGVDFEFRKISATELTSLDFDGFAIGGLSVGEENQTMYDTVEFTTPFMPKDKPRYLMGVGTPEDIIECIDRGVDMFDCVMPTRNARNGTIFTSYGRLNIKAAKYKLDESPIDEECNCYTCKNYSKAYLNHLFRAKELTYYRLASIHNLHYYLTLTRGARESIIEGRFNEYRKEFYKKRGKK, from the coding sequence TTGAAATTCAAAATTGACGCTACTTATCAAAAAGCAAGAGCTTGTACTATCAAAACTTCACACTCTACTATAAAAACGCCGGTTTTTATGCCTGTTGGAACGGCCGCAAGTGTAAAAGCTTTAGATACAAACGATCTTTTAACAATACTTCAAACCAACATTATATTAGCAAATACCTACCATCTTTATCTTCGTCCAGGCGATGAAGTTATAGCCAAACTAGGTGGACTTCATGGTTTCACAGGATATAAAAATAGTTTTTTGACAGATAGTGGAGGTTTTCAAGCCTTTAGTTTAAGCGATATCTCAAAAGCAGACGAAAACGGAATAGAATTTAAAAGCCATATCGACGGTACAAAACACTACTTCACTCCCAAAAAAGTACTTGATATACAATATAATCTAAAAAGCGACATTATGATGATTCTTGACGATCTTATAGCTCTTCCGGCTACAAAAGAGAGACTTAAAATCTCCGTAGAAAGAACTACAAAGTGGGCAAAAAAGTCTATTGAGTACCATAAAAAGATGCAAGAAAAAGGGATAGGCAATGAACAAAATATCTTTGCAATAATCCAAGGTGGAGTAGACTTCGAATTTAGAAAGATAAGCGCTACTGAACTTACTTCACTCGATTTTGACGGTTTTGCCATAGGAGGACTAAGTGTGGGCGAAGAAAATCAAACTATGTACGATACGGTAGAATTTACTACACCTTTTATGCCAAAAGATAAACCAAGATATCTAATGGGAGTAGGAACTCCAGAAGATATCATAGAGTGTATCGATAGAGGTGTAGATATGTTTGATTGCGTAATGCCTACTAGAAACGCAAGAAACGGAACCATTTTTACAAGCTACGGTAGATTAAATATAAAAGCTGCAAAATATAAACTTGACGAATCTCCTATAGACGAAGAGTGCAACTGCTATACCTGCAAAAACTACTCAAAAGCCTATTTGAACCATCTTTTTAGAGCAAAAGAACTTACCTATTATAGACTTGCATCCATACACAATCTTCACTACTATCTCACTTTAACAAGAGGTGCAAGAGAATCTATAATTGAAGGAAGATTTAATGAGTACAGAAAAGAGTTCTACAAAAAGAGAGGCAAGAAGTAA